The Pseudomonas azotoformans genome has a segment encoding these proteins:
- a CDS encoding TonB-dependent siderophore receptor, with translation MPSRRIAPLAGLALGLLLDPAYAEDNTLELDTISVTTDAYESAAGPVKGYRANRSASATKTDTAIRDIPQSISVIPATVLKDLGSTNVERALEFAGGVSKQNNFGGLTLYEYSVRGFTTSEFYQDGFSANRGYPSTPDAANIERIEVLKGPAASLYGRGDPGGTVNIVTKKPQPEAFTTLQTSAGSWDRYRTAVDVNTPLDSEGKVLTRVNLAVEDNHSFRDQVQSKRVFVAPSFSWQLDPDTSLLVESEFVRHSSTFDRGIVDAPGISRSTFLGEPNDGDIDNHNNRIQATLEHHLNDAWKLRLASHYKQGSLWGDASENRALNADGHTVNRRYRERSTGWHDSITQLELRGLFDIGSWQHELLVGTEYEDYRKKERVTAIAGSPYAIDIYRPVYGQPKPNGARSGTDFFEQTKSHALNLQDQIIFTDRLRGMLGARFEHFEQSIDDFTRNHAKSQQTHDAFTQRAGLLYQLTPQVGVFANASTSFKPNSGLDANNKSFKPEEGVGYEVGIKSELFDDRLSATLAAFHIEKENVLTLDPATNLNRAVGKARSQGFDLQLTGQVTDAVRVIGAFAYIDAEVTKGEKAIPAGSRILGVAKRSGSLLGVYEFQDGALRGSDLGAAFTYVGDRSGEAGTNFELPAYHTVDLLAHYKATENVTVGLNLNNLFDEKYFERSYSNYWINPGEPRNLTVSLTLSL, from the coding sequence ATGCCGTCTCGAAGAATCGCCCCCTTGGCTGGCCTGGCCTTGGGTTTGCTGCTCGACCCCGCCTATGCCGAAGACAACACCCTGGAACTCGACACCATCAGCGTCACCACCGACGCCTATGAGTCCGCCGCCGGCCCCGTCAAAGGCTATCGCGCCAACCGCTCGGCCAGCGCGACAAAGACCGACACCGCGATTCGTGACATCCCGCAATCCATCAGCGTAATTCCCGCCACGGTGCTCAAGGACCTGGGCAGCACCAACGTAGAACGCGCCCTGGAGTTTGCCGGCGGCGTGTCCAAGCAGAACAACTTCGGTGGCCTGACCCTCTACGAATACAGCGTGCGCGGCTTCACCACGTCGGAGTTCTATCAGGATGGTTTCAGCGCCAACCGTGGCTACCCCAGCACACCGGACGCGGCGAACATCGAACGCATCGAAGTGCTCAAGGGCCCCGCCGCCAGTTTGTACGGCCGCGGTGATCCCGGCGGCACCGTAAACATCGTCACCAAGAAGCCCCAGCCTGAAGCCTTCACCACCCTGCAAACCAGCGCCGGCAGTTGGGACCGTTATCGCACCGCCGTGGACGTCAACACCCCGCTGGACAGCGAAGGTAAGGTACTGACACGGGTCAACCTGGCAGTGGAAGACAACCACAGCTTCCGCGACCAGGTGCAGAGCAAGCGGGTATTCGTCGCGCCTTCGTTCAGTTGGCAGTTGGACCCGGACACCAGCCTGCTGGTGGAAAGCGAATTCGTGCGCCACAGCTCCACCTTCGACCGTGGCATCGTCGACGCCCCCGGTATATCCCGCTCCACCTTCCTCGGCGAACCCAACGACGGCGACATCGACAACCACAACAACCGCATTCAGGCGACCCTCGAACATCACCTCAACGACGCCTGGAAACTGCGCCTGGCCAGCCACTACAAGCAAGGCAGCCTGTGGGGCGACGCCTCGGAAAACCGCGCGCTGAACGCCGACGGCCACACCGTCAACCGCCGCTACCGCGAACGCTCGACGGGTTGGCACGACAGCATTACCCAGCTGGAGCTGCGCGGCCTGTTCGACATCGGCAGCTGGCAACACGAACTGCTGGTCGGCACCGAATACGAGGACTACCGCAAGAAGGAGCGCGTGACCGCTATCGCCGGCAGCCCGTACGCCATCGATATCTACCGCCCGGTCTACGGCCAGCCCAAACCCAACGGCGCGCGCTCCGGCACCGACTTCTTCGAACAGACCAAAAGCCACGCGCTGAACCTGCAGGACCAGATCATCTTCACCGACCGCCTGCGCGGCATGCTCGGTGCGCGCTTCGAGCATTTCGAACAGAGCATCGACGACTTCACCCGCAACCACGCCAAGAGCCAGCAGACCCACGACGCTTTTACCCAACGCGCCGGCCTGCTCTATCAGCTCACACCGCAGGTCGGGGTGTTTGCCAACGCCTCCACATCGTTCAAGCCCAACAGCGGCCTGGACGCCAACAACAAATCCTTCAAGCCCGAAGAAGGCGTGGGTTATGAAGTGGGGATCAAGAGCGAGCTGTTCGACGACCGCCTCAGCGCCACCCTCGCCGCCTTCCATATCGAAAAGGAAAACGTGCTGACCCTGGACCCGGCCACCAACCTCAACCGCGCCGTGGGCAAGGCGCGCAGCCAGGGTTTTGACCTGCAACTGACTGGGCAAGTGACCGATGCCGTACGGGTGATTGGCGCGTTTGCCTACATCGACGCTGAAGTAACCAAAGGCGAAAAAGCCATTCCGGCCGGCAGCCGCATCCTTGGCGTGGCCAAGCGCAGCGGCAGTCTTTTGGGCGTGTATGAGTTCCAGGATGGCGCATTGCGCGGCTCGGACCTGGGCGCGGCGTTCACGTATGTGGGCGATCGTTCCGGTGAGGCCGGCACGAATTTCGAGCTGCCGGCCTATCACACGGTCGATCTGCTGGCGCATTACAAGGCCACGGAGAACGTCACCGTGGGCCTGAACCTCAACAACCTGTTTGATGAGAAGTACTTCGAGCGGTCCTACAGCAACTATTGGATCAACCCCGGTGAGCCGCGCAATCTAACAGTCAGTTTGACGCTGAGCCTATAG
- the algW gene encoding Do family serine endopeptidase AlgW codes for MLKALRFFGWPLLAGVLIAMLIIQRYPELVGLPSLDVNLQQAPQTSAVVQGPVTYADAVTIAAPAVVNLYTTKVINKPAHPLFEDPQFRRYFGDNGPKQRRMESSLGSGVIMSPEGYILTNNHVTTGADQIVVALRDGRETLARVVGSDPETDLAVLKIDLKSLPSITLGRSDGLRVGDVALAIGNPFGVGQTVTMGIISATGRNQLGLNSYEDFIQTDAAINPGNSGGALVDANGNLTGINTAIFSKSGGSQGIGFAIPVKLAMEVMKSIIEHGQVIRGWLGIEVQPLTKELAESFGLTGRPGIVVAGIFRDGPAQKAGLQLGDVILSINGEPAGDGRKSMNQVARIKPTDKVAIQVMRNGKEIKLLAEIGLRPPPAPIKEEE; via the coding sequence ATGCTCAAGGCGCTGCGTTTTTTTGGATGGCCATTGTTGGCTGGCGTGCTGATCGCGATGCTGATTATTCAGCGTTACCCCGAGCTGGTGGGCCTGCCCAGCCTGGATGTGAACCTGCAACAGGCACCGCAGACCAGCGCGGTGGTGCAAGGCCCGGTGACTTATGCCGACGCGGTGACCATCGCCGCCCCGGCGGTGGTCAACCTGTACACGACCAAGGTCATCAACAAACCGGCGCACCCGCTGTTTGAAGACCCGCAGTTCCGCCGCTACTTCGGCGACAACGGGCCCAAGCAGCGGCGCATGGAATCCAGCCTGGGTTCGGGCGTGATCATGAGCCCAGAAGGCTACATCCTCACCAACAACCATGTGACCACCGGCGCCGACCAGATCGTGGTGGCCCTGCGTGACGGCCGCGAAACCCTGGCCCGCGTGGTGGGCAGCGACCCGGAAACCGACCTCGCGGTACTCAAGATCGACCTGAAAAGCCTGCCGTCCATCACCCTCGGCCGTTCCGATGGCTTGCGCGTCGGTGACGTGGCATTGGCCATCGGCAACCCGTTCGGTGTGGGCCAGACCGTGACCATGGGCATTATCAGTGCCACCGGGCGTAATCAGTTAGGCCTTAATAGCTACGAAGATTTCATCCAGACCGATGCGGCGATCAACCCGGGCAACTCCGGCGGTGCGCTGGTGGATGCCAATGGCAACCTGACCGGTATCAACACGGCGATTTTCTCCAAGTCCGGCGGCTCACAGGGCATCGGTTTTGCGATCCCCGTGAAGCTGGCGATGGAAGTGATGAAGTCGATCATCGAGCACGGGCAGGTGATCCGTGGCTGGCTGGGGATTGAAGTGCAACCGTTGACCAAGGAACTGGCCGAGTCCTTCGGCTTGACCGGACGCCCAGGCATCGTGGTCGCCGGGATCTTCCGCGATGGCCCGGCGCAGAAAGCCGGCCTGCAACTAGGGGATGTGATCCTCAGCATCAATGGTGAACCGGCGGGTGATGGCCGTAAGTCGATGAACCAGGTGGCGCGGATCAAGCCGACCGACAAGGTGGCGATCCAGGTGATGCGCAACGGCAAGGAGATCAAGTTGCTGGCGGAAATCGGTTTGCGTCCACCGCCGGCACCGATCAAAGAAGAGGAATAA
- a CDS encoding Nif3-like dinuclear metal center hexameric protein, producing the protein MAVPLTTLVEEADRYLGSAKIADYCPNGLQVEGRPQVMRIVSGVTASQALLDAAVEAQADLILVHHGYFWKGENPCITGMKQRRLKTLLKHDISLLAYHLPLDLHPDVGNNVQLARQLDITVEGPLDPSNPKIVGLVGSLAEPLSPRDFARRVQEVMGREPLLIEGSDMIRRVGWCTGGGQGYIDQAIAAGVDLYLSGEASEQTFHSARENDISFIAAGHHATERYGVQALGDYLARRFALEHLFIDCPNPI; encoded by the coding sequence ATGGCCGTCCCCCTTACCACCCTCGTCGAGGAAGCGGACCGCTACCTCGGCAGCGCCAAAATTGCCGATTATTGCCCCAATGGCCTGCAGGTCGAGGGCCGCCCGCAAGTGATGCGCATCGTCAGTGGCGTGACGGCAAGCCAAGCCCTGCTGGACGCGGCCGTCGAAGCCCAGGCCGATTTGATCCTGGTACACCACGGCTATTTCTGGAAAGGCGAAAACCCCTGCATCACCGGCATGAAGCAGCGTCGCCTCAAGACCCTGCTCAAGCACGACATCAGCCTGTTGGCCTACCACCTGCCGCTGGACCTGCACCCCGACGTCGGCAACAACGTGCAACTTGCCCGTCAACTCGACATCACCGTCGAAGGCCCGTTGGACCCGAGCAACCCCAAGATCGTCGGCCTGGTCGGCTCCCTCGCCGAGCCCTTGTCGCCCCGTGATTTCGCGCGCCGCGTGCAGGAAGTCATGGGCCGCGAACCGCTGCTGATCGAAGGCAGCGACATGATCCGCCGCGTCGGCTGGTGCACCGGCGGTGGCCAGGGCTACATCGACCAGGCGATTGCCGCTGGCGTCGACCTGTACCTGAGCGGCGAAGCCTCCGAGCAGACCTTCCACAGCGCCCGCGAAAACGACATCAGCTTCATCGCCGCCGGCCACCACGCCACCGAGCGCTACGGCGTACAGGCCCTGGGTGATTACCTGGCGCGGCGCTTTGCCCTGGAGCATCTGTTCATCGACTGCCCCAACCCGATTTGA
- the cysD gene encoding sulfate adenylyltransferase subunit CysD, producing MVDKLTHLKQLEAESIHIIREVAAEFDNPVMLYSIGKDSAVMLHLARKAFFPGKLPFPVMHVDTRWKFQEMYKFRDKMVEELGLDLITHVNPDGVAQGINPFTHGSAKHTDIMKTEGLKQALDKHGFDAAFGGARRDEEKSRAKERVYSFRDSKHRWDPKNQRPELWNVYNGNVNKGESIRVFPLSNWTELDIWQYIYLEGIPIVPLYFAAEREVIEKNGTLIMIDDDRILEHLSDEDKARIVKKKVRFRTLGCYPLTGAVESEAETLTDIIQEMLLTRTSERQGRVIDHDGAGSMEDKKRQGYF from the coding sequence ATGGTCGACAAACTGACGCATCTGAAACAGCTGGAGGCGGAAAGCATCCACATCATCCGCGAGGTCGCCGCCGAGTTCGACAACCCGGTGATGCTCTACTCGATCGGTAAAGACTCCGCCGTGATGCTGCATCTGGCACGCAAGGCCTTCTTCCCGGGCAAACTGCCGTTCCCGGTGATGCACGTCGACACCCGCTGGAAATTCCAGGAGATGTACAAGTTCCGCGACAAGATGGTCGAGGAGCTGGGCCTGGACTTGATCACCCACGTGAACCCGGACGGCGTGGCGCAGGGTATCAACCCCTTCACCCACGGCAGCGCCAAGCACACCGACATCATGAAGACCGAAGGCCTCAAGCAGGCGTTGGACAAACATGGTTTCGACGCCGCTTTCGGCGGTGCCCGTCGCGATGAAGAGAAATCCCGCGCCAAAGAGCGCGTGTATTCGTTCCGCGACAGCAAGCACCGCTGGGACCCGAAAAACCAGCGGCCCGAGCTGTGGAACGTCTACAACGGCAACGTCAACAAGGGCGAGTCGATCCGTGTGTTCCCGCTGTCCAACTGGACCGAGCTGGACATCTGGCAGTACATCTACCTCGAAGGCATCCCGATCGTGCCGCTGTACTTCGCCGCCGAGCGTGAAGTGATCGAGAAGAACGGCACGTTGATCATGATCGACGACGACCGCATCCTCGAGCACCTGTCCGACGAAGACAAAGCCCGAATCGTCAAAAAGAAAGTACGTTTCCGTACCCTTGGCTGCTACCCGTTGACGGGCGCGGTGGAGTCCGAAGCCGAGACGCTGACGGACATCATTCAGGAAATGCTCCTGACGCGAACTTCCGAGCGCCAGGGCCGTGTCATCGACCACGATGGTGCAGGCTCGATGGAAGATAAAAAACGTCAAGGCTATTTCTAA
- a CDS encoding acyltransferase — protein sequence MLDFLPAAVRGVIASLLLALNTILLCSFLFIVALFKALPFAKRFSEWLMNHTHEAWVTNNKGWMNLVRRTRWHLTGLEGLDYQHSYLVTSNHQSWVDIMVLQYVLNRRVRPLKFFLKQELIWVPVIGLAWWALGFPFMKRYTKAYLEKHPEKKGKDLETTRKTCAKFRDNPVGIFNFAEGTRFTPGKHAQQKSPFRYLLKPKAGGIAFVLDAMGEQLKSLVNVTIHYPAGRPGYWDLLCGNVQDVVVQFEEVQIPAAFIGKNYEQDGEYRTAFQGWINRLWEDKDALLEKLHTQYPR from the coding sequence ATGCTGGATTTTCTACCTGCCGCCGTGCGCGGGGTGATTGCGTCGCTGTTGTTGGCGCTGAACACGATCCTGTTGTGTTCGTTCCTGTTTATCGTGGCGCTGTTCAAGGCGTTGCCGTTTGCCAAGCGCTTCAGCGAATGGCTGATGAACCACACCCATGAAGCCTGGGTGACCAACAACAAGGGCTGGATGAACCTGGTGCGGCGCACGCGCTGGCACCTCACCGGCCTGGAGGGGCTGGACTATCAGCACTCGTACCTGGTGACCAGCAACCACCAGAGCTGGGTCGACATCATGGTGCTGCAATACGTGCTGAACCGGCGGGTTCGTCCGCTGAAGTTCTTCCTGAAACAGGAGCTGATATGGGTGCCGGTGATTGGCCTGGCATGGTGGGCTCTGGGCTTTCCGTTCATGAAGCGCTACACCAAGGCCTACCTGGAAAAACACCCGGAAAAGAAAGGCAAGGACCTGGAAACCACCCGCAAGACCTGTGCGAAGTTTCGCGACAACCCGGTGGGCATTTTCAACTTTGCCGAAGGCACGCGGTTTACCCCGGGCAAGCATGCACAGCAAAAGTCGCCGTTCCGTTATCTGCTCAAGCCTAAAGCCGGTGGCATTGCGTTTGTGCTGGATGCGATGGGTGAGCAGTTGAAGTCATTGGTCAATGTGACCATTCACTACCCCGCCGGTCGCCCTGGGTATTGGGATTTGCTGTGCGGGAATGTGCAGGACGTTGTGGTGCAGTTTGAAGAAGTGCAGATCCCGGCCGCGTTCATTGGCAAGAATTATGAGCAGGATGGGGAGTACCGGACGGCGTTCCAGGGTTGGATCAACCGGTTGTGGGAAGACAAGGACGCATTACTGGAAAAGCTGCATACCCAGTACCCTCGATAA
- the pta gene encoding phosphate acetyltransferase — protein sequence MQTFFIAPTDFGVGLTSISLGLVRTLERAGLKVGFFKPIAQPHPGDTGPERSTELVARTHGLKPPQPLGLAHVERMLGDGQLDELLEEIITLYQQAAVGKDVLIVEGMVPTRSASYAARVNLHLAKSLDAEVILVSAPENEVLTELSGRVELQAQLFGGPKDPKVLGVILNKVRTDESMEAFAARLKEHSPLLRSGDFRLLGCIPYQPELNAPRTRDVADLMGAQILNAGDYETRRMTKIIICARTMRNTVELLKPGVLVVTPGDRDDIILAVSLAAINGVPLAGLLLTSDTLPDPRIMELCRGAFQAGLPVLSVSTGSYDTANQLNSLNKEIPIDDRERAEIITDFVASHLDARWLHQRCGTPREMRLSPAVFRYQLIQRAQAANKRIVLPEGSEPLTVQAAAICQARGIARCVLLAKPADVEAVARAQGIELPEGLEILDPDLIRQRYVEPMVALRKSKSLNAPMAEQQLEDTVVIATMMLALDEVDGLVSGVIHSTANTIRPALQLIKTAPGCTLVSSVFFMLFPEQVLVYGDCVMNPHPSAAELAEIALQSADSAAAFGITPRVAMISYSSGDSASGEEVEKVREATLLAHEQQSSLLIDGPLQYDAAANENVARQLAPNSQVAGKATVFVFPDLNTGNTTHKAVQRSADCVSLGPMLQGLRKPVNDLPRGAQVDDIVYTIALTAIQAANRPMDI from the coding sequence ATGCAGACTTTTTTTATCGCGCCCACCGATTTTGGTGTGGGTCTGACCTCCATCAGCCTGGGGCTGGTGCGTACCCTTGAGCGGGCCGGGCTGAAAGTCGGGTTCTTCAAGCCGATTGCCCAACCACACCCCGGCGATACCGGCCCCGAGCGTTCCACCGAACTGGTGGCGCGCACCCATGGCCTCAAGCCGCCACAGCCCCTGGGCCTGGCCCACGTGGAGCGCATGCTCGGCGACGGCCAGCTCGACGAACTGCTCGAAGAAATCATCACGCTGTACCAACAAGCCGCCGTGGGCAAGGACGTACTGATCGTCGAAGGCATGGTGCCGACCCGCAGCGCCAGCTATGCGGCGCGGGTCAACCTGCACCTGGCCAAGAGCCTGGATGCGGAAGTGATCCTGGTCTCGGCCCCGGAAAACGAAGTGCTCACCGAACTCTCCGGGCGCGTGGAATTGCAGGCCCAACTGTTCGGCGGGCCGAAAGACCCGAAAGTGCTCGGCGTGATCCTCAACAAGGTGCGCACCGACGAAAGCATGGAAGCCTTCGCGGCGCGCCTCAAAGAGCATTCGCCCCTGTTGCGCAGCGGTGATTTCCGCCTGCTCGGCTGCATTCCCTATCAACCGGAACTCAACGCCCCGCGCACACGTGACGTGGCCGACCTGATGGGCGCGCAGATCCTCAACGCCGGCGACTACGAAACCCGGCGCATGACCAAAATCATCATCTGCGCCCGCACCATGCGTAACACCGTGGAGCTGCTCAAGCCCGGCGTATTGGTGGTGACCCCCGGCGACCGCGACGACATCATCCTCGCCGTCAGCCTCGCCGCGATCAACGGCGTGCCCCTGGCCGGCCTGCTGCTGACCAGCGACACCCTGCCCGACCCGCGCATCATGGAGTTATGCCGTGGCGCGTTCCAGGCCGGGCTGCCGGTGTTGTCGGTGAGCACCGGTTCCTACGACACGGCGAACCAGCTCAACAGCCTCAACAAGGAAATCCCGATTGATGATCGCGAACGTGCGGAGATCATCACCGACTTCGTCGCCAGCCATCTGGATGCGCGCTGGTTGCATCAGCGTTGCGGCACGCCACGGGAGATGCGCCTGTCGCCGGCGGTGTTCCGCTATCAGTTGATCCAGCGCGCCCAGGCCGCCAACAAACGCATTGTATTGCCCGAAGGCAGCGAACCACTGACCGTGCAAGCCGCCGCGATCTGCCAGGCGCGGGGCATTGCGCGCTGCGTGTTGCTGGCCAAGCCGGCGGACGTGGAAGCGGTCGCCCGCGCCCAGGGCATCGAATTGCCCGAAGGCCTGGAGATTCTCGACCCGGACCTGATCCGCCAGCGCTACGTCGAGCCGATGGTCGCGCTGCGCAAGAGCAAGAGCCTCAACGCGCCGATGGCCGAGCAGCAGCTGGAAGACACCGTGGTGATCGCCACCATGATGCTCGCGCTGGACGAAGTGGACGGCCTGGTGTCCGGCGTCATCCACTCCACCGCCAATACCATCCGCCCTGCCCTGCAGCTGATTAAAACGGCGCCGGGCTGCACGCTGGTGTCGTCGGTGTTCTTCATGCTGTTCCCCGAGCAGGTGCTGGTGTACGGCGACTGCGTGATGAACCCGCACCCAAGCGCCGCCGAATTGGCGGAGATCGCGTTGCAAAGTGCCGACTCGGCGGCGGCATTCGGCATCACGCCGCGCGTGGCGATGATCAGCTATTCCAGCGGCGACTCGGCCAGCGGCGAGGAAGTGGAAAAAGTCCGCGAAGCCACCCTGCTCGCCCACGAACAGCAAAGCTCGTTGTTGATCGACGGGCCGCTGCAATACGACGCCGCCGCCAACGAAAACGTTGCCCGGCAACTGGCGCCCAACAGCCAGGTCGCCGGCAAGGCCACCGTATTTGTGTTCCCCGACCTCAACACCGGCAACACCACCCACAAGGCCGTGCAGCGCAGCGCCGATTGCGTGAGCCTGGGGCCGATGCTTCAAGGCCTGCGCAAACCGGTCAACGACCTGCCGCGCGGCGCCCAGGTAGACGACATCGTGTACACCATCGCGCTCACTGCGATCCAAGCCGCCAACCGACCTATGGATATCTAA
- a CDS encoding DUF3565 domain-containing protein — protein MGRDLLHKNEERTSLNKDLPESEQNPDRRDRSTASFIIGFHQDDDQHWVAELSCGHTQHLRHQPPWQSRAWVLDPAQRLEKIGQPFACGWCAQAHE, from the coding sequence ATGGGGCGAGACCTTTTGCATAAGAATGAAGAACGGACAAGTCTAAACAAGGATTTGCCCGAAAGCGAACAGAACCCGGACAGACGGGACCGATCAACGGCATCCTTCATCATCGGGTTCCATCAGGATGACGACCAGCACTGGGTTGCGGAGCTGTCCTGTGGCCACACCCAGCACCTGCGCCACCAGCCACCCTGGCAGTCCCGCGCCTGGGTACTCGACCCCGCGCAACGCCTTGAAAAAATAGGCCAGCCCTTTGCCTGCGGCTGGTGTGCGCAAGCACACGAATAA
- a CDS encoding FKBP-type peptidyl-prolyl cis-trans isomerase: MTIAANKAVSIDYTLTNDAGEVIDSSAGGAPLVYLQGAGNIIPGLEKALEGKNVGDELTVAVEPEDAYGEYSAELVSTLSRSMFEGVDELEVGMQFHASAPDGQMQIVTIRDLDGDDVTVDGNHPLAGQRLNFQVKIVAIRDASQEEVAHGHVHGEGGHQH, from the coding sequence ATGACGATCGCCGCTAACAAGGCTGTCTCCATCGACTATACCCTGACCAACGACGCTGGTGAGGTCATCGACAGCTCCGCCGGCGGCGCGCCGCTGGTCTACCTGCAAGGCGCAGGTAACATCATCCCAGGCCTGGAAAAGGCTCTGGAAGGCAAGAACGTCGGTGATGAGCTGACCGTTGCCGTAGAACCTGAAGATGCCTACGGCGAGTACTCGGCCGAACTGGTCAGCACCCTGAGCCGCAGCATGTTCGAAGGCGTTGACGAACTGGAAGTGGGCATGCAGTTCCACGCTTCCGCGCCAGACGGCCAAATGCAGATCGTGACCATCCGTGATCTGGACGGCGACGACGTGACCGTCGACGGCAACCACCCTCTGGCTGGCCAGCGCCTGAACTTCCAAGTGAAGATCGTTGCTATCCGCGACGCTTCCCAGGAAGAGGTGGCCCACGGCCACGTCCACGGTGAAGGCGGTCACCAGCACTGA
- the rpsT gene encoding 30S ribosomal protein S20 — MANTPSAKKRAKQAEKRRSHNASLRSMVRTYIKNVVKAIDTKDAEKAQAAYVLAVPVIDRMADKGIIHKNKAARHKSRLNGHIKALSVAAAA; from the coding sequence GTGGCCAACACACCTTCCGCCAAAAAACGTGCAAAACAGGCTGAGAAGCGTCGCAGCCACAACGCCAGCCTGCGTTCCATGGTTCGTACCTACATCAAGAATGTAGTTAAAGCCATCGACACCAAAGACGCTGAAAAAGCTCAAGCAGCTTACGTTCTGGCTGTGCCAGTTATCGACCGCATGGCCGATAAAGGCATCATCCACAAGAACAAGGCCGCTCGTCATAAGAGCCGTCTGAATGGCCACATCAAGGCTCTGAGCGTCGCTGCTGCAGCCTAA
- the murJ gene encoding murein biosynthesis integral membrane protein MurJ has translation MNLLKSLAAVSSITMISRVLGFVRDTLLARIFGASMATDAFFIAFKLPNLLRRIFAEGAFSQAFVPILAEYKTQQGEEATRTFIAYVSGLLTLVLMLVTVLGMLAAPWVIWATAPGFANTPEKFALTTDLLRVTFPYILLISLSSLAGAILNTWNRFSVPAFVPTLLNVSMIIFALFLTPYFDPPVMALGWAVLAGGLAQLLYQLPHLKKIGMLVLPRLNLKDTGVWRVMRNMLPAILGVSVSQISLIINTAFASLLVSGSVSWMYYADRLMELPSGVLGVALGTILLPTLARTYASKDRQEYSRILDWGLRLCFVLVLPCALALGILAEPLTVSLFQYGQFDAHDALMTQHALVAYSVGLLGIIVIKVLAPGFYAQQNIRTPVKIAIFTLIVTQLLNLVFIGPLAHAGLALAISAGACINAGLLFYQLRKQQMFQPQPGWGLFALKLLVAVAMMSAVLLGLMHFMPAWDEGQMLERFMRLGVLVVAGVVVYFGMLLLQGFRLRDFNRKSLG, from the coding sequence ATGAATCTGCTCAAATCGTTGGCTGCCGTCAGCTCTATCACGATGATCTCCCGGGTTTTGGGGTTTGTGCGTGACACCCTGCTGGCGCGCATTTTTGGCGCCAGCATGGCCACGGATGCGTTCTTTATTGCCTTCAAACTGCCCAACCTGCTGCGGCGGATCTTTGCCGAAGGCGCGTTTTCCCAGGCCTTCGTGCCGATCCTGGCCGAATACAAGACCCAGCAGGGCGAAGAAGCCACCCGCACCTTTATTGCCTACGTCTCAGGCCTGTTGACCCTTGTTTTGATGCTGGTAACCGTCCTCGGCATGCTCGCCGCGCCCTGGGTGATCTGGGCCACGGCGCCTGGTTTTGCCAATACCCCGGAAAAATTTGCGCTGACCACCGACCTGCTGCGGGTGACCTTTCCTTATATATTGCTGATCTCCCTGTCTTCCTTGGCTGGTGCGATCCTCAACACTTGGAACCGTTTCTCAGTGCCGGCCTTCGTGCCGACCCTGCTGAACGTCAGCATGATCATCTTCGCGCTGTTCCTCACGCCTTACTTCGATCCACCGGTGATGGCCCTGGGCTGGGCCGTACTGGCCGGCGGCCTGGCGCAATTGCTCTACCAACTGCCGCACTTGAAAAAGATCGGCATGCTTGTGCTGCCGCGCCTGAACCTCAAGGACACCGGCGTATGGCGCGTGATGCGCAATATGCTGCCGGCGATCCTCGGTGTGTCGGTCAGCCAGATTTCCCTGATCATCAATACGGCGTTCGCCTCGCTGCTGGTGTCCGGCTCGGTGTCGTGGATGTACTACGCCGACCGTCTGATGGAGTTGCCGTCCGGCGTGCTGGGCGTGGCGTTGGGCACGATTCTGCTGCCGACCCTGGCGCGCACCTATGCCAGCAAGGATCGCCAGGAGTATTCACGCATTCTCGACTGGGGCCTGCGCCTGTGCTTTGTATTGGTGCTGCCATGTGCCCTGGCGCTGGGGATCCTGGCCGAGCCGTTGACCGTGTCGCTGTTTCAATACGGCCAGTTCGATGCCCATGACGCCTTGATGACCCAGCACGCGCTGGTCGCCTATTCCGTCGGCCTGCTTGGCATTATCGTGATCAAAGTGCTGGCTCCCGGCTTCTATGCCCAGCAGAACATCCGTACGCCGGTGAAAATCGCGATATTCACGCTGATCGTCACGCAACTGCTCAACCTGGTGTTTATCGGCCCGCTGGCCCACGCCGGCCTGGCCCTGGCGATCAGTGCGGGTGCGTGCATCAACGCCGGGCTGTTGTTTTACCAATTGCGTAAGCAGCAGATGTTCCAGCCGCAGCCAGGCTGGGGCCTGTTTGCCCTCAAGTTGCTGGTGGCGGTGGCCATGATGTCGGCCGTGCTGCTGGGCCTGATGCACTTCATGCCGGCGTGGGATGAAGGCCAAATGCTGGAGCGCTTCATGCGTCTTGGCGTGTTGGTCGTCGCGGGCGTGGTGGTGTACTTCGGGATGTTGCTGCTGCAGGGCTTCCGCCTGCGGGATTTCAATCGCAAGTCCCTGGGTTAG